Proteins co-encoded in one Cupriavidus metallidurans CH34 genomic window:
- a CDS encoding copper resistance protein B yields the protein MMNARNPLTLTLLAAVLLSVSMGTAWAQHSHADHASHAAPTANATNATNATNATNAANAANATTSDSMSSMQGMDGGEIQAMDSGDSSDIQTMDGGNAGSAPPAMDHGDMKMQGGSAPPDARDPNAYSGGYLLGVGKYALGEHRQLHMADEHLFASVLVDRLEWTHGNGSNATSYEAQAWIGSAYNKLVIKAEGEAEKGRVHDARTELLWGHAISTFWDTQVGFRNDAGYGRPARNWLAFGVQGLAPYWFEVDATAYVGNEGRTALRLSAEYELLITQRLILQPRIEANLYGKNDPATGTGSGLSNGAVGLRLRYEFSRQFAPYIGVERYQTFGNTADMVRTSGGRSGETRFVAGVRAWF from the coding sequence ATGATGAACGCACGCAACCCACTCACACTGACGCTGCTCGCGGCGGTGCTTCTTTCCGTCAGCATGGGCACCGCATGGGCGCAGCATTCGCACGCAGACCATGCGTCGCACGCTGCCCCAACTGCCAACGCGACCAACGCGACCAACGCGACCAACGCGACCAACGCGGCCAACGCGGCCAACGCGACCACTTCGGATTCGATGTCATCGATGCAGGGCATGGATGGCGGCGAGATCCAGGCCATGGACAGCGGCGATAGCAGCGACATCCAGACCATGGACGGCGGCAACGCCGGAAGCGCGCCGCCCGCCATGGATCATGGCGACATGAAGATGCAGGGCGGTAGTGCGCCGCCGGATGCACGCGATCCGAATGCGTATTCGGGCGGTTACTTGCTCGGCGTCGGCAAGTACGCGCTGGGCGAGCATCGCCAGCTTCACATGGCCGACGAACACCTGTTTGCCTCGGTGCTGGTGGACCGTCTGGAGTGGACGCATGGCAACGGTAGCAATGCGACCTCGTACGAAGCCCAGGCATGGATTGGTAGCGCCTATAACAAGCTTGTGATCAAGGCCGAAGGCGAAGCCGAGAAAGGCCGGGTGCACGACGCCCGCACCGAGCTGTTGTGGGGCCATGCGATTTCCACGTTTTGGGATACACAGGTCGGCTTTCGCAACGATGCCGGCTATGGCCGGCCCGCGCGGAACTGGCTGGCCTTCGGCGTGCAGGGGCTGGCGCCATATTGGTTCGAGGTCGATGCCACGGCTTACGTGGGCAACGAGGGGCGCACCGCGCTGCGCCTGTCCGCCGAGTATGAGTTGCTGATTACGCAGCGGCTGATTCTCCAGCCGCGCATCGAAGCGAACCTGTACGGCAAGAATGACCCGGCGACCGGCACCGGCAGCGGGCTGTCGAACGGCGCGGTGGGATTGCGTCTGCGCTACGAGTTCAGTCGCCAGTTCGCGCCGTACATCGGCGTGGAGCGCTACCAGACGTTCGGCAACACCGCCGATATGGTTCGCACATCCGGCGGCCGTAGCGGCGAGACGCGTTTCGTTGCCGGTGTGCGCGCCTGGTTCTGA
- a CDS encoding copper resistance system multicopper oxidase, which yields MRANVPADLILPVRAGLSRRRFVQGLAAGGVLGALGGLSSGSWASSGGGQAATGNGTAPVLRGTEFDLVIGESAVNFTGKPGMATTINGMLPGPTLRWRKGDTVTIRVTNRLNEPTSIHWHGIILPYQMDGVPGISFPGIPPGETFTYRFKVDQTGSYWYHSHSGFQEMTGVYGSLIIDGDEDPVRADRDYAVLLSDWTDEDPMRVMSKLKIQSDYYNYNQPTVVDFFRDVSNDGLGAALEKRKMWNQMRMSPTDLADLSGATLTYLMNGVTPAGNWTGLFRPGERVRLRFVNGAGNTFYDVRIPGLKLKVIQVDGQNIEPVTVDEFRIGPGETCDVLVEPTDDAHTIFAQSMDRTGFARGTLAVREGLQPPVPALDKAEWLTMGDMMGSMNHGAMNHGAMPMDHSQHDMSGMSGMAGMSAMSHGDSLKVPSTRARHARTEYGPSTDMRVDMARTNLDDPGIGLRNNGRRVLTLADMHTVGGPMDHRGPGREVELHLTGNMERYTWSFDGVEYGKSTPVFFKHGERLRVILHNDTMMTHPMHMHGMWSELEAPDGTFQARRHTIPVQPAQRISFLVTADALGRWAWHCHLMMHMDMGMFREVVVA from the coding sequence ATGCGAGCCAACGTTCCGGCCGATCTGATTTTGCCTGTGCGAGCGGGGTTGTCCCGGCGTCGCTTCGTCCAGGGTCTTGCCGCCGGGGGTGTGCTCGGCGCGCTCGGGGGATTGTCGTCCGGAAGCTGGGCCAGTTCCGGGGGCGGACAGGCTGCAACGGGCAATGGCACTGCACCGGTCTTGCGTGGCACGGAGTTCGATCTCGTGATTGGCGAGTCGGCGGTCAACTTCACGGGCAAGCCCGGCATGGCCACCACCATCAACGGCATGCTTCCCGGTCCCACGCTGCGCTGGCGCAAGGGCGACACGGTGACGATCCGCGTCACCAATCGCCTGAACGAGCCTACCTCGATTCACTGGCACGGCATCATCCTGCCGTATCAGATGGACGGCGTGCCCGGTATCAGCTTCCCGGGCATTCCGCCCGGCGAGACGTTCACCTACCGCTTCAAGGTGGATCAGACCGGTAGCTACTGGTACCACTCGCACTCGGGCTTTCAGGAGATGACTGGTGTCTACGGCAGCCTGATCATCGACGGCGACGAAGACCCAGTGCGTGCCGACCGCGACTACGCGGTGCTGCTGTCCGACTGGACGGACGAGGATCCGATGCGGGTCATGTCCAAGCTCAAGATCCAGAGCGACTACTACAACTACAACCAACCCACCGTGGTGGACTTCTTCCGCGACGTTTCCAACGATGGGCTTGGCGCCGCGCTGGAGAAGCGAAAGATGTGGAACCAGATGCGGATGAGCCCGACCGATCTGGCGGACCTGTCGGGCGCCACGCTGACGTACCTGATGAATGGCGTCACCCCTGCCGGCAACTGGACCGGGCTGTTCCGTCCCGGCGAGCGCGTGCGCCTGCGCTTCGTCAACGGCGCAGGCAACACGTTCTACGACGTGCGCATTCCGGGCCTGAAGCTCAAGGTGATACAGGTCGACGGCCAGAACATCGAGCCCGTGACGGTCGACGAGTTCCGCATCGGCCCGGGGGAAACCTGCGACGTGCTGGTGGAGCCGACCGACGACGCGCACACGATCTTCGCCCAGTCGATGGACCGCACTGGCTTCGCGCGCGGCACGCTGGCCGTGCGCGAGGGCCTGCAGCCACCGGTACCGGCCCTCGACAAGGCGGAGTGGCTGACCATGGGTGACATGATGGGCAGCATGAACCATGGCGCCATGAATCACGGTGCGATGCCCATGGATCACAGCCAGCACGATATGTCCGGTATGTCCGGCATGGCTGGGATGAGTGCCATGTCGCATGGCGACTCGCTCAAGGTACCCAGCACGCGGGCCCGTCATGCGCGTACTGAGTACGGTCCGAGCACCGACATGCGCGTGGACATGGCGCGCACCAACCTCGACGACCCCGGCATCGGGCTGCGCAACAACGGGCGCCGGGTGCTGACACTGGCGGACATGCATACGGTCGGTGGACCGATGGACCACCGTGGCCCGGGCCGTGAGGTGGAATTGCATCTGACCGGCAATATGGAGCGCTACACGTGGTCGTTCGACGGCGTGGAGTACGGCAAGTCGACCCCGGTGTTCTTCAAGCATGGCGAGCGCCTGCGGGTGATTCTCCACAACGACACGATGATGACCCACCCGATGCACATGCATGGCATGTGGAGCGAACTGGAGGCGCCCGACGGCACGTTCCAGGCCCGTCGTCATACGATTCCGGTGCAGCCCGCGCAACGCATCAGCTTCCTCGTGACCGCCGATGCGCTCGGGCGCTGGGCATGGCACTGCCACTTGATGATGCATATGGACATGGGCATGTTCCGTGAAGTGGTGGTGGCATGA
- a CDS encoding heavy metal response regulator transcription factor encodes MKLLVVEDETKTGEYLRQGLTEAGFIVDLVHSGLDGQHMALNESYDLLILDVMLPDIDGWRILQNIRAAGNPVPVLFLTARDSVADRVKGLELGADDYLVKPFAFSELLARVRTLLRRGAAQAPVDRIQIADLVLDLARRRATRAGRRIVLTGKEFALLELLARRRGEVLPRSLIASQVWDMNFDSDSNVIDVAIRRLRAKIDDDFDDKLIQTVRGMGYVLEAPEDLA; translated from the coding sequence ATGAAGCTCCTGGTGGTCGAGGACGAAACCAAGACTGGCGAATACCTGAGGCAGGGCCTGACCGAGGCCGGCTTCATCGTGGACCTCGTGCATAGCGGGCTGGACGGCCAGCATATGGCGCTGAACGAGTCCTACGACCTGCTGATCCTCGATGTGATGCTGCCCGATATCGATGGCTGGCGCATCCTGCAGAACATCCGTGCCGCCGGCAATCCCGTGCCGGTGCTGTTCCTGACGGCCCGTGACAGCGTCGCCGACCGCGTGAAGGGGCTGGAACTCGGCGCGGACGACTACCTCGTCAAGCCGTTCGCGTTCTCCGAACTGCTGGCCCGCGTGCGCACGCTGTTGCGCCGGGGTGCCGCGCAGGCACCGGTCGATCGTATCCAGATCGCCGATCTCGTGCTGGACCTGGCCCGACGCAGAGCCACGCGCGCCGGGCGCAGGATCGTGCTGACCGGCAAGGAATTCGCGCTGCTGGAACTGCTGGCCCGCCGCCGTGGCGAGGTATTGCCGCGTTCGCTGATCGCCTCGCAGGTCTGGGACATGAACTTCGACAGCGACAGCAATGTGATCGACGTGGCGATCCGCCGCCTGCGCGCGAAGATCGACGATGACTTCGACGATAAGCTGATCCAGACCGTGCGTGGCATGGGATATGTGCTGGAAGCGCCGGAGGATCTGGCCTGA
- a CDS encoding heavy metal sensor histidine kinase: protein MRGYSLTTRLTALFSLTSACVLLGLGVLIFTAMDRHFAVEDYALLRDNMRLVEKTIADNTGSTLPTRLADAYQHHSGLLVYTRGANGQVHYATPDFDFAAALKTSIEASRKHVGDDDVFQWTQDGKTYRGMRATVNAAGELTDVLLGMDTEIHEHFVHAFRRSLVSYVALAVLASGVFGWWAARRGLAPLRAMATRAKVVTGDKLHERMPVEAVPEEVANLAANLNAMLERLQDDFRRLSEFSSDLAHELRTPLTNLMTQTQVALSQPRDAEKYREILASNAEELQRLSRMVSDMLYLAKMEHGLDLPHKETISIAQEAGALFEFYEALAEDKQVALRLQGDGIVEGDRLMLRRALSNLLSNALRHTPQAGAVVVEAHAEGDSVVVAVENDGPEIPAELLSSLFDRFFRGDKSRRRPESDSVGLGLSITRAIMTAHGGGISVQSANGKTRFVLRFPPRNAQA from the coding sequence ATGCGCGGCTATTCGCTGACCACGCGGCTGACCGCGCTGTTCTCGCTAACCTCGGCCTGCGTGCTGCTCGGGCTTGGCGTGCTGATCTTCACGGCGATGGACCGGCACTTCGCGGTGGAGGACTACGCGCTGCTGCGCGACAACATGCGCCTCGTTGAGAAAACCATCGCCGACAACACCGGCAGCACGTTGCCCACGCGCCTGGCGGACGCCTACCAGCATCACAGCGGACTCCTGGTCTATACGCGCGGCGCCAACGGTCAGGTGCACTACGCCACGCCGGATTTCGACTTTGCCGCAGCGCTGAAGACGTCGATTGAGGCATCGCGCAAGCATGTCGGCGATGACGACGTCTTCCAATGGACGCAGGACGGCAAGACCTATCGCGGCATGCGTGCCACGGTAAACGCGGCGGGAGAACTCACCGACGTGCTGCTGGGGATGGACACCGAGATCCACGAGCATTTCGTCCACGCGTTCCGCCGATCGCTCGTCTCGTATGTGGCGCTGGCTGTGCTGGCCAGCGGTGTTTTCGGCTGGTGGGCCGCGCGCCGGGGTCTGGCGCCGTTGCGCGCCATGGCCACGCGTGCGAAGGTCGTCACGGGAGACAAGCTCCATGAGCGGATGCCGGTGGAAGCTGTTCCCGAGGAAGTGGCCAATCTCGCCGCCAACCTCAATGCGATGCTGGAACGCCTGCAGGATGATTTCCGCCGCCTGTCCGAATTCTCGTCCGATCTCGCGCACGAACTGCGCACGCCGCTGACCAATCTGATGACGCAGACGCAGGTGGCCTTGTCACAACCCCGGGACGCGGAGAAGTATCGGGAAATCCTGGCCTCCAACGCGGAAGAGCTGCAACGCCTGTCGCGAATGGTTTCGGACATGCTGTATCTGGCCAAGATGGAACACGGGCTCGACCTGCCGCACAAGGAAACCATTTCCATCGCGCAGGAAGCGGGGGCGCTGTTCGAGTTCTATGAGGCGCTGGCCGAGGACAAACAGGTGGCACTGCGGCTGCAGGGCGACGGCATCGTCGAGGGCGACCGCCTGATGCTGCGGCGCGCGCTGAGCAATCTGCTCTCCAACGCGCTGCGCCACACTCCGCAGGCCGGCGCGGTGGTTGTCGAGGCGCACGCGGAAGGCGACAGCGTGGTGGTGGCGGTGGAAAACGATGGGCCCGAGATTCCGGCCGAGTTGTTGTCTTCGCTGTTCGATCGGTTCTTCCGTGGCGACAAGTCGAGGCGACGGCCCGAGTCGGACAGCGTCGGGCTCGGGCTCTCCATCACGCGCGCGATCATGACCGCGCACGGCGGCGGCATCTCGGTCCAGTCGGCGAACGGAAAGACCCGTTTCGTGCTGCGATTCCCGCCGCGGAACGCGCAAGCCTGA
- a CDS encoding YeeE/YedE family protein translates to MSAITALLAGLLFGIGLMVSGMANPAKVLGFLDLAGRWDPSLAFVMVGAIAIGSAAFLLAKRRQRSLLGLPMQLPTNTVITPRLVIGSALFGIGWGTAGFCPGPALVALGAGYPKAIGFVLAMAAGMLVFEVLERSKARVARA, encoded by the coding sequence ATGAGCGCCATCACCGCACTGCTCGCGGGCCTGCTGTTCGGCATCGGCCTGATGGTTTCCGGCATGGCCAATCCGGCCAAGGTGCTGGGCTTTCTCGATCTGGCGGGGCGTTGGGACCCCTCGCTCGCCTTCGTGATGGTCGGCGCCATTGCGATTGGCTCGGCGGCGTTCCTGCTGGCCAAGCGCCGTCAGCGTTCGCTGCTCGGGTTGCCCATGCAACTGCCGACGAATACTGTCATCACGCCAAGGCTCGTCATCGGCAGCGCACTGTTCGGTATCGGCTGGGGGACGGCGGGCTTCTGCCCGGGCCCCGCGCTGGTGGCGCTGGGCGCGGGCTATCCAAAGGCCATCGGCTTCGTGCTGGCCATGGCGGCCGGGATGCTGGTCTTCGAAGTGCTGGAACGCAGCAAGGCGCGCGTCGCGCGCGCCTGA
- a CDS encoding YeeE/YedE family protein — MLIDLGNFTPGLSLAGGIVIGVAAAVLVLFNGRIAGISGILGGLLSLPRRDMTWRVAFLIGLIGAPILAALFGMPAKADIQASWGEVLVAGFLVGIGTRYAGGCTSGHGVCGISRGSIRSLVATLTFMAAGFLTVFVTHHLIGA, encoded by the coding sequence CTGCTGATCGATCTTGGCAATTTCACCCCGGGCCTGTCCCTGGCCGGGGGCATCGTCATTGGCGTGGCCGCAGCCGTGCTGGTGCTGTTCAATGGGCGGATCGCTGGCATCAGCGGCATCCTGGGCGGGCTGCTGAGCCTGCCGCGCCGCGACATGACGTGGCGGGTGGCCTTCCTGATAGGGCTGATCGGCGCACCGATACTTGCCGCGCTGTTCGGGATGCCGGCCAAGGCCGATATCCAGGCAAGCTGGGGCGAGGTGCTCGTCGCGGGCTTTCTGGTCGGGATCGGCACGCGCTACGCGGGCGGATGCACCAGCGGCCACGGCGTCTGCGGTATCTCGCGTGGGTCCATCCGTTCGCTGGTGGCCACGCTGACCTTCATGGCGGCAGGCTTTCTGACCGTTTTCGTCACCCATCACCTGATCGGAGCCTGA
- a CDS encoding ArsR/SmtB family transcription factor, translated as MNQTHSSIDLVSLQSAAADACALLKVLANPDRLLLMCQLSQGELSVGELEARLGIHQPTLSQQLAVLRENGLVVTRREGKNIIYAVASEQALAVMAVLYEQFCANS; from the coding sequence ATGAACCAGACCCATTCCTCCATCGACCTCGTCAGCCTGCAAAGTGCAGCCGCGGACGCCTGCGCGCTGCTCAAGGTGCTGGCCAACCCCGACCGCCTGCTGCTGATGTGCCAGCTCTCACAGGGCGAACTGTCGGTGGGCGAACTGGAGGCGCGGCTCGGCATTCACCAGCCCACGTTGTCCCAGCAGCTTGCCGTGCTGCGTGAAAACGGTCTGGTAGTCACGCGCCGCGAGGGCAAGAACATCATCTATGCCGTGGCCAGCGAACAGGCACTTGCTGTCATGGCCGTGCTGTACGAACAGTTCTGCGCGAATTCCTGA
- a CDS encoding TolC family protein, with the protein MKPAMRNIVLAMIGAALLSNGAVFAQDAQSYLPAEVAVREAVARAPDVLTAEARRDATTARAAGTRAGTAETVVRVIGQGRQVREPSERYPEGQIAIERPLRLWGKAEADGVLADLATEAGNLSVKDAKHETSRQILSLWIAAIRAGQARMAAEDNARAAADLAAMTTRRVQVGDAARLDAELAAAELARTRATVATAQATESASLAELRARFPMLGQPVQAPVRIALPPPPQEPVEQLRGIYVQDSHEYLLAMAEEAHALQQAKRSDLDRKPDPTVGMFVTVERGGAERILGVSVSMPLGSAYRRSNAVAAAADAEAAARKRLGIEQRLGAEFDVLYRNLSGKRAAAAAQTEAATLQRTASDRATRAYRAGESGLQELIVVRRNLADAMLAERLANVDVLESDSRLKLDLHRMWDFDD; encoded by the coding sequence ATGAAGCCAGCAATGCGAAACATCGTGTTGGCGATGATAGGAGCCGCGTTGCTCTCGAATGGTGCCGTCTTCGCGCAGGACGCGCAGTCGTACCTGCCTGCCGAGGTGGCAGTGCGCGAGGCCGTTGCGCGGGCGCCTGACGTGCTTACGGCTGAAGCGCGGCGGGATGCCACGACGGCACGCGCCGCAGGCACGCGAGCGGGCACGGCGGAAACGGTTGTCCGGGTGATCGGCCAGGGCCGGCAGGTGCGCGAGCCCTCCGAGCGCTATCCCGAAGGCCAGATTGCAATCGAGCGTCCGCTGCGTCTCTGGGGCAAGGCGGAGGCCGACGGCGTGCTGGCCGATCTCGCGACCGAGGCCGGCAACCTCTCGGTCAAGGACGCCAAGCACGAAACATCGCGTCAGATCCTGAGTCTCTGGATCGCAGCGATTCGCGCGGGGCAGGCCCGCATGGCCGCCGAGGACAATGCGCGCGCGGCGGCGGACCTCGCAGCCATGACGACGCGGCGCGTGCAGGTGGGTGATGCCGCGCGTCTCGACGCGGAGCTGGCAGCGGCGGAACTGGCGCGCACGCGCGCGACGGTGGCCACTGCCCAAGCCACTGAGTCGGCATCGCTCGCCGAGTTGCGCGCGCGTTTCCCGATGCTGGGTCAACCGGTGCAGGCGCCCGTTCGCATCGCGCTGCCGCCGCCTCCGCAGGAGCCGGTCGAGCAGTTGCGCGGCATCTACGTGCAGGACAGCCATGAATACCTGCTGGCGATGGCGGAAGAAGCCCATGCGTTGCAGCAGGCCAAACGATCGGATCTGGACCGCAAGCCGGACCCGACCGTCGGCATGTTCGTCACGGTGGAACGCGGCGGCGCCGAGCGGATTCTCGGGGTCAGCGTGTCGATGCCGCTTGGCTCGGCGTATCGCCGCTCTAACGCAGTGGCGGCAGCGGCAGATGCCGAGGCGGCCGCGCGGAAGCGGCTGGGCATCGAACAACGTTTGGGTGCGGAGTTCGATGTCTTGTACCGGAACCTGTCCGGCAAGCGCGCGGCGGCAGCGGCGCAGACCGAGGCCGCGACGCTGCAACGGACGGCGTCGGATCGCGCAACGCGCGCGTATCGGGCCGGAGAATCTGGCTTGCAGGAGCTGATCGTCGTGCGTCGAAACCTGGCCGACGCCATGCTGGCGGAGCGCCTGGCCAATGTCGACGTGCTCGAGTCGGATAGCCGTCTGAAGCTCGATCTCCATCGCATGTGGGACTTTGACGACTGA
- a CDS encoding IS3-like element ISRme13 family transposase (programmed frameshift), protein MTSKTKRAQYTLEFKLEAVRLVKSGQSMAVVSATLGIRAQTLHNWVKAEREGKLTGAGMKPVSPEQMELARLRAEVARLKMERDIFKKSRSILCEGVGVRYAFIERNRRYWPVSVLCELLGVSPSGYHQRKQRTVSTDRPDRGRLSDDALLAHIKAIHAGVKGEYGWPRMWKELLARGVRVGKERVRKLMALHGIRARHKRKYIATTNSNHDLPVAPNLLQRDFSPAAPNQVWTSDITYVATAEGWLYLVVIIDLFSRQVVGWSMQPHMKAELVTDALRMAWFRRRPEAGVIVHTDRGSQYCSHLFQDALKAYGMRSSMSRRGDCWDNAPTESLWGSLKVARLHGRQFATRRAAMDEVIDWLGFYNASRLHSTLGYVSPMTFEKNWSAAQQHRAA, encoded by the exons ATGACAAGCAAGACAAAGCGGGCGCAGTACACGCTGGAATTCAAGCTGGAAGCGGTACGGCTGGTGAAGAGCGGGCAGAGCATGGCAGTGGTTAGCGCGACCCTGGGCATCAGAGCGCAGACGCTGCATAACTGGGTCAAGGCGGAGCGGGAAGGCAAGCTGACTGGTGCGGGTATGAAGCCGGTCAGCCCGGAGCAGATGGAGCTGGCCCGGCTTCGGGCGGAGGTGGCGCGCTTGAAGATGGAGCGCGATATTT TTAAAAAAAGCCGCAGCATACTTTGCGAAGGAGTCGGTGTGAGGTATGCGTTCATCGAGCGAAACCGACGTTACTGGCCGGTCTCGGTCCTGTGTGAGCTGTTAGGGGTCAGCCCCAGCGGCTATCACCAGCGCAAGCAACGCACAGTAAGCACCGACAGGCCAGATAGAGGCCGACTCAGTGACGATGCCTTGTTGGCCCACATCAAGGCGATTCACGCCGGGGTCAAGGGGGAGTACGGCTGGCCGCGCATGTGGAAGGAACTGCTGGCGCGTGGGGTGCGGGTGGGCAAGGAGCGTGTTCGCAAGCTGATGGCGCTGCACGGCATCCGTGCCCGCCACAAGCGCAAGTACATCGCGACAACCAACTCGAACCACGATTTGCCGGTGGCCCCCAATCTGCTGCAACGCGACTTTAGCCCAGCAGCACCCAATCAAGTCTGGACGAGCGACATAACCTATGTGGCGACCGCCGAAGGCTGGCTCTACCTGGTGGTCATCATCGACCTGTTCAGCCGGCAGGTGGTTGGCTGGTCGATGCAACCACACATGAAGGCCGAATTGGTCACGGACGCGCTGCGCATGGCCTGGTTCCGGCGCCGCCCGGAAGCCGGTGTGATTGTGCACACCGACCGGGGAAGCCAGTATTGCAGCCATCTGTTTCAAGACGCCCTGAAGGCGTATGGCATGCGCTCGTCAATGAGCCGCAGGGGCGATTGCTGGGACAACGCGCCGACTGAGAGTCTGTGGGGGTCGTTGAAGGTCGCTCGCCTGCACGGTCGCCAGTTCGCTACCCGCCGCGCCGCAATGGACGAGGTAATTGACTGGCTTGGCTTTTATAATGCCAGCCGACTCCACTCGACGCTGGGCTACGTCAGCCCCATGACGTTCGAGAAAAACTGGTCCGCAGCTCAGCAACACCGGGCTGCCTAA